The Caretta caretta isolate rCarCar2 chromosome 10, rCarCar1.hap1, whole genome shotgun sequence genome has a window encoding:
- the LOC142068425 gene encoding cytochrome P450 3A9-like, translating to MNLLPSFSIETWALLIALLFLLILYGIWPFGFFKKLGIPGPKPLPFFGTVLEYRKGFLQFDSTCYEKYGKIWGFYEGRQPVLAVTDPTIIKTVLVKECFTTFTNRRNLGLVGVLESAVSMAQDEKWKRIRTVLSPTFTSGKLKEMFPIMKQYGEVLVRNVQKKAEKDEPVEVKDIFGAYSMDVVTSTSFGVNTDSMNNPKDPFVKEIKKLVKFDLFHPLFILIFVCPFLIPLLKKMDVNVFPKDAIEFFTKSIARMKEDREKEAKGGRVDFLQLMMESQNSNTSYESNGVTHTYKGLTDTEILAQALIFIFAGYEPTSNSLCYLAYKLATHPDVQQKLQDELDSVLPNKAPLTNNALMQMEYLDMAVNEILRLFPLGGRLERVCKKDVEINGLTIPKDTVVMIPPSVLHRIPEYWPEPEEFRPERFSKENKEVLDPYTYLPFGAGPRNCIGMRFALLSMKVAIASLLQNFTFRPCKETQIPLKLNYRGFLIPEKPIVLKLVPRAYTSHPEE from the exons ATGAACCTTCTCCCTAGCTTTTCCATTGAGACCTGGGCTCTCCTGATTGCACTGCTATTTCTCCTGATACT ATATGGGATCTGGCCATTCGGTTTTTTCAAGAAATTGGGTATCCCTGGGCCAAAGCCATTGCCTTTCTTTGGAACTGTCTTGGAGTATCGTAAA ggtttcttgcagtTTGACAGTACATGCTATGAGAAATACGGGAAAATCTGGGG ATTTTATGAAGGCAGGCAACCTGTGCTGGCTGTCACAGATCCTACAATAATTAAAACTGTGCTGGTGAAAGAGTGCTTCACCACCTTTACCAACCGGCGG AATTTAGGTCTAGTGGGAGTGCTGGAGTCTGCTGTCTCCATGGCTCAGGATGAGAAATGGAAGAGAATTCGTACAGTGCTCTCTCCAACCTTCACCAGTGGGAAGCTAAAGGAG ATGTTTCCCATTATGAAGCAATACGGGGAGGTTTTGGTGAGAAATGTTCAGAAGAAAGCAGAAAAGGATGAGCCTGTGGAAGTTAAGGA CATCTTTGGAGCCTATAGCATGGATGTTGTCACTAGCACTTCCTTCGGTGTGAACACTGACTCCATGAACAACCCCAAAGATCCTTTTGTCAAGGAAATCAAGAAGCTAGTGAAGTTTGACTTGTTTCACCCACTCTTCATTTTGATAT TTGTATGCCCGTTCCTCATTCCCCTTCTTAAGAAGATGGATGTGAATGTTTTCCCCAAAGATGCCATAGAATTCTTCACAAAGTCGATCGCCAGAATGAAGGAGGACCGTGAAAAAGAGGCCAAAGGG GGCCGAGTGGATTTCCTGCAGCTGATGATGGAATCCCAGAACTCTAACACTAGCTATGAAAGCAATGGAGTGACTCACACATATAAAG GCCTGACTGATACTGAGATTTTGGCACAAGCgcttattttcatttttgctgGATATGAGCCCACCAGCAACTCCCTTTGCTACCTGGCTTACAAACTGGCCACCCACCCTGATGTGCAGCAGAAGCTGCAGGACGAGCTAGACTCAGTTTTACCAAACAAG GCTCCTCTTACCAACAATGCCCTGATGCAGATGGAGTATCTCGACATGGCAGTGAATGAAATCCTTAGGCTGTTTCCTCTTGGAGGACGACTTGAAAGGGTCTGCAAGAAAGACGTAGAGATAAATGGACTGACCATTCCAAAAGACACTGTGGTTATGATCCCACCCTCGGTTCTGCATCGTATCCCAGAATACTGGCCAGAACCAGAGGAGTTCAGACCGGAAAG GTTCAGTAAAGAGAACAAAGAGGTCCTGGATCCATACACATACCTGCCTTTTGGAGCTGGTCCCAGGAACTGTATTGGAATGAGGTTTGCTCTCCTCTCCATGAAAGTTGCTATCGCCAGTCTGCTGCAGAATTTCACCTTCAGACCCTGCAAAGAAACCCAG ATCCCGCTCAAGCTGAATTACCGGGGATTCCTGATACCAGAGAAACCTATTGTTCTGAAGTTAGTCCCCAGAGCTTATACCTCACACCCAGAGGAGTAA